In Chanodichthys erythropterus isolate Z2021 chromosome 11, ASM2448905v1, whole genome shotgun sequence, a single window of DNA contains:
- the LOC137030189 gene encoding uncharacterized protein: protein MLQMTKNAALWGKTSQSSNYGNWISTLAVDGLLSTWAHTNSETEPWWRVDLLKIYRVNRVTITNRPTIGERINGAVIRVGNFLDIYNNPICGVISTLAANATATFSCGGMEGRYVVVHIPGNEKILSLCEVGVYGYLAGNRAVDGAATQSTTSGSWSAEKAIDSNRGLQQLNTGCSSTLNETNPWWRLDLRDVYRVREVVVTNRNDCCEEEINGAEIRIGNSLENNGNNNPICAVIPAIPAGESYSYSCDGKKGRYVNLIIPGHMKTLTLCEVEVYEEVPCLKRSLVKMQFNSRADLTDPSMRENVLNQLGSALADRGLTDVTLRWSQTPKQEIKKANADKRRCGKGK from the exons ATGTTGCAGATGACGA AGAACGCAGCACTCTGGGGCAAAACTAGTCAGTCGTCAAATTATGGAAACTGGATATCTACACTTGCTGTTGATGGTTTGCTCAGCACCTGGGCCCACACTAACTCAGAGACTGAACCGTGGTGGAGAGTGGATCTACTGAAGATATACAGAGTGAACAGAGTGACCATCACTAACAGACCGACCATTGGAGAGAGGATAAATGGGGCAGTGATTCGTGTCGGGAACTTCCTTGACATCTACAACAACCCCAT ATGTGGTGTAATTTCCACTCTTGCAGCTAATGCCACGGCCACTTTCTCATGTGGTGGGATGGAGGGACGTTATGTGGTTGTTCATATTCCTGGAAATGAGAAGATTCTTAGTCTTTGTGAAGTTGGAGTCTACGGGTATTTGGCAG GAAATCGGGCAGTAGATGGAGCCGCTACACAGTCGACAACATCTGGGAGCTGGTCTGCAGAAAAGGCCATTGACAGTAATCGAGGTCTCCAGCAGTTGAATACTGGATGCTCCTCAACCCTTAATGAGACTAACCCGTGGTGGAGGCTGGATCTGCGTGATGTGTACAGAGTTAGAGAAGTGGTCGTCACTAACAGAAATGACTGCTGTGAAGAAGAAATAAACGGAGCGGAGATTCGCATCGGAAACAGTTTGGAGAACAACGGCAACAACAATCCCAT aTGTGCTGTTATTCCTGCTATTCCAGCAGGTGAATCCTACAGCTACTCATGTGATGGGAAGAAGGGACGATATGTGAATCTGATCATTCCCGGACACATGAAGACACTCACTCTGTGTGAGGTGGAGGTCTATGAAGAAG TTCCCTGCTTAAAAAGATCGCTTGTAAAGATGCAGTTTAACTCCAGAGCTGATTTGACTGACCCTTCAATGAGAGAAAACGTTCTGAATCAG TTGGGATCTGCTCTTGCTGATCGAGGACTCACAGATGTGACACTGCGATGGTCTCAAACTCCTAAACAGGAGATCAAGAAGGCGAACGCTGACAAAC gTCGATGTGGCAAAGGAAAATAA